Sequence from the Maribacter aquivivus genome:
GTTGTAAAGATCCAATACCTTCAACACCTCTAAATTTGGAGTTTTCTATTCGTTCTATCGCTCTGGTAGTTAATTCAGGTAATCGCCGTGCAGAGTGGTAATTTCCATCTACGGTCATTGCGCCGGTTTGTGCAGAAAGCCAAGCCATTTGATCACCAAAACCAAGCGGTAAATATCGCCATGAATCATGCGAATCTGCCCCTAGAAAGTTGACAATGGGAAGCATCTTTATTTTTGCAGGCTGCGAGGGTCTAAAATAGCCCAAGGTCATGGTAAATAGTACCATAAATAACATTCCGCCTGCAATTAATCCGCCTAAGACCCTATGGTAAACTCCGCCGAATCTTTCTTGTATCAATGCTTTTAAATCTCCTTCAACCATCCGGTAGGCAAACTCTGCGAATATGGGGAGTGCCATAATGGTTGCCCATAACGTAAACCTATCTAACGTAAGAATATTGAAAGCCATTTCACCCAACATCATACGCGGAATAGGAGTAGTGCCACCGGTTCCTAAGATTGTTAATAGTGCAAAAGACAATCCGAAGAATACATACCTTTTACTAAAATATCTGTAAAAAAAATAGGGTAGAATAAATAGAAATACTCCCCACGGAATTATAAAGAAAACAAGCCCTGAGGAAGTAATTTCCAAGAAATTATCTCTTGACCCATGAGGTATGGCTACCTGGGTAATAGGGTTTCTTTTAGAATTATACCAATACGGAAAAATACAGAATATGAGTAAAAATATTGCGGTACCACCAAACTTGGCTATGCGCCAAAAGTGCTGTAAAGTGGTGCCCCAAAATACTTTAAATGTAAGCGCTTTGTAAGATTCTACTTTTTCCCTAGCGGCATCCATAACCGCCATACCCATTAAAGGAGCGATGAAGAATACCATACCAAAAAGCGGAGTTACATGATGTGAGGTAACCGTTACAGCAAGCATAGTCGCTGATGTTATAAAGTACCGTGTTTTATCTGTTTTAATATACAGGTATATTTCGGTCATGGAATGCAGTAGTATCGATAATGCCGAGATACTGGGTAATTGTCCGAAGATATGAAGGGTTTCTACAAATGTAGAAGAGAAAACAGCCATTACTGCCCCATAACCCGCTATTCGCCGGCTGCCCGTCATTAAAAGTGTAAACCTATATGCCCCAGTAATAAATAGAACGATTGCAATTAAAGCAACCGTGTACATACCAAATTTTAAGCCGCCTATGTAAGAGAGAATACCAATGAGTTGATGTACTAATGGTGGGTACGACTGTACCGTAAAACCTGTATACCAGCGATATTCCCACGGATCAAACCAGCTATTGGCATAGTGATCGGCGAAAAATAAATGAATTAATGCATCGTAGGTAGATTCTAACGTAAAGAAAATAGCAGAACCGTGAAAAGCAAGCCCTACGATTAAAGCTAATATTAAGAGGGTATTGGTTTTTTTTTCCAAAGGTTATATTAGAATCAAATTCTATATAAAGGTATTAAATATATAAGATGATCAATACAATAAAAGGGGATTAGTTGAAATTTTAATAATAGAATACCTACAATATGGTGTTCTGTTATTATCAATTCGTAATAATGGCAAGGACTAAAATTTTAAAATTAGATCGTTATCTAATGTTATAAACCACTCGTCTACAGTAAACAGTTATCCATCTTGTTTGAACCCTATTTGCGCTACATGCCAAGTAAATTTGTAAACGTAAACCAAGCTTAACCAAAATTATAGTAATGAAAATTCTAGCCATAGACGACCAAAAACTTATTCTACTTTCTGTTGAAAAACGATTGTCAGAATTAGGATATGAAGTACAAACCGCCAATTCAATTGAATCGGGTATACAGTTGTTTAATTCTTTTAAACCTGATTTGGTTTTACTTGATATGAATATGCCAGAAATGTCGGGTACAGAATTGGTCTCGTGTACCGGTACTGAAGTTGTAAAATATATTCGAGTATTTATGAAAAACGATACGCCTATTCTCGTAATGTCCGGTAATACAGATGAGCATTTAATTATGCAGAATTTTGATTTAGGGGTTAATGATTATTTGAAGAAACCGGTAAGTCTAGATGAAATGGCCGCTAGAATAAAAAGAATAATAGGTGCGCCTGAAAATAAGGGAGTAGTTACTTCAAAAAAACCTGATACACGTATACTTCAGAAGAATTGCGTAGGGGTGGTGATACCATGTTATAATGAAGAAGAGCGCCTTTCTAGTGCAGAATTTAAAGACTTTGCACATAAAAACCTTGGGTATCATTTGTGCTTTGTAAATGATGGTAGTACGGATAATACATTAGCTGTTCTTCAGCAATTAAAAAAAGATAATGCTGATAACATAAGTATTTATAATTGTAAACAAAATGGCGGGAAGGCAGAAGCTGTTCGCCAAGGAATTCTACACTTGGTAAAAGATCAACAGTTAGATTATATAGGGTTTTTAGATGCCGATCTATCAACAGACTTTAGAGATTTTGATGATTTGATAAAAACTATTGAAAGTTCAGATTTTAAAATAGTAAGTGGTTCTCGTATCGCAAGAATGGGTGCTAATATTACAAAAGAATCTGCTCGAAAGATAATTAGTATGACGATCAACTTGATCATTCAAACTATTTTAGGCATGCCTTTTAAAGATACCCAATGTGGTGCAAAAGTGATGGATCGCGAGATTGCTTCTAAAATGTTTAATAAGAAATTTGTTACTAAATGGCTTTTTGATGTAGAGCTATTCATGAGAATGAAAAAGTACTATGGTAAAAGTGAGGTGAAAAGCATGATTTGCGAACAACCTTTAAAAAGATGGATACACGCTGATGGTTCTAAACTGTCTATGAAAGACTCCGTTAAAATTGTAGGTCAACTAGCTCAAATCGCTGTTCATTACAGATAATAAGACTTAAAAATTAGGTTCCCATTTTTTAAGATATATAAAAGGTGTTGAGATTTCATTATCTCAGCACTTTTTGTTTTTATGTAGTTAATGCGTCTTACTGCCAAAGTGTATCTTTGTACTTGATTCTATAGGTGTTGAACAAAATTCAAAATTTCATTTCTGTTTCTTTAAAAGAACTACTGCAATATTTTGGTAGTACTAATTTTTCTAAGTCGGTACTTACCGTAGTTGCGGTTATTACACCTTTGTCCATTGGTATTTCTACTGGGTATACCGAAATAGGTGTTGCCATATGTTTTGGTGCTTTTTGGTGTAACCCTAGTGATGTAAATGGCAGTCAAAAACATAAAATTTACGGTATACTCTTTTCTGCTGCTTTAGTAATGGTCGTTAGCTTTATTGGTGGGTATTTACACTATGCTACTTGGCTTGCCCTACTTATTTTAGGGGTTGCAAGTTTTGCTATATCGTTAATATCATCTTATGGTTTTAGAGCTTCACTTATAAGTTTTTCTGGACTTTTAGCTTTAGTTTTAAGTTTTGCCCATACTCCCGATAAATTGGAGATTTACGAATATGCTTTGCTAGTAGGACTTGGCGGACTCTGGTATTTGGCATTATCCTTATTGTGGTATAAAATAAACCCGAAGGGGCAGACCGAAGAAATTTTATATGATACCATAGGGCGTACCGGTAAACTTCTAAAGAAACGTGCGCAGCTAATAGATGAACAATCTAATAGGAAAAAATTGCAGCAGCGGTTGTTTCTACTACAAAGTGAACTTACGGAACAACATGATACGCTGCGTGAAATTCTTATTCTATCGCGTAAAAACTCAGGTAGGTCTACCTATAATGGTAAGCGGGTTTTGGTATTGGTGCAATTGATAGAAATGCTGGAAACGGCAGGTGCGAATCCGGTAAATTATACGAAGATGGATGAGCAATTTAAACTGTATCCAGAATTTACCAAGTTGTTTCAAAACCTGACTTTTGAGATGGCTAATCAATTGCAATTAATTTCTGAAATTGGTAACAAGCCTAGTAAAATGCCAAAGCATGATGCGCTAACCAATCATTTTGAAGAATTGCGAATTAAGATTTCGGCACTTGGCACTGTAAAAGATGCTAAAGCTTATGAAGCTTTTATTATGTTTCAGAATTTGTTAGAATATCAAGAAAAGCAATTCGATAAACTTAAAAGAATGAAGTGGTTGCTTAGTGATTATGATGTAGCCTCAGAAGAATTTATTGATAAAGAAATTCTAAAACGTTTCTTGATTTCTCAAGATTATAGTCCGCGTATATTATTACGAAACCTCAGTTTTAGGTCTACCATATTTCGACACTCCTTACGTTTAGCGGTTACCTTAATGATCGGATTTGTGGTTGGTAATGTATTTGCGTTCCAGAATCCGTATTGGATACTTTTGACCATCATATTAATTATGAGACCTAATTATGGTCTTACAAAAACACGATCTAAAGACAGAACTATGGGTACAATAATAGGTGGTGTTATTGCCACGGTCATTGTATACCTAGTACAAGATATTTATGTGTATGCAGTGTTGGCATTAATTTCATTTATAGTTGCGCTATCAATGCTACAGAAAAATTACAAATTGTCGGCAATCTATGTCACCCTTAGTATTGTATTTATCTACGGAATTTTACAGCCCGATGTAATGACCGTAATTCAATACCGAATTTTAGATACGCTTGTTGGTGCAGGATTATCATATTTAGGATTTCTATTTTTATGGCCCAGCTGGAGTTTTCAAGAAATACAAAAAGATGTTACCAAAAGTGTTGAGGCAAACCGAATGTACCTAACTGAAATTGCAGATTTTTATAGACACAAGGGTAGTGTGCCTACTAGCTATAGATTGGCGCGTAAAAGTGCTTTTCTAGAAACGTCGAACTTAAGCTCGGCATTTCAGCGTATGACCCAAGATCCCCATTCAAAACAAAAAAATCTGAATAAAATATATGAGTTGGTAGAGTTGAACCACAACTTTTTATCATCTCTGGCATCATTAAGTATCTATATTCAGCACCATACCACCACAGAGGCTTCAGAACGTTTTAATAGCATTGTTTTTAAGATAGATGAAAACCTTAGTTTAGTGATGAAAACGCTTTCTAATAGCATTTCTACTGGCGATGAGCCGAATTTTGAAGAAGTTGGTTCGTTTGAGAAACAATTGCCTAAGTTCGATTCTGAAAATGTGAATTTAAATGCAGAAGATAATAATGCCTTAAAACGAAATCATCAAGAAGAGCAACTAATTTGGGAACAATTGCGCTGGCTATATTCTTTAAGTTCTACGATGATGAAGTTGACTTCAAGTTTGTGATAAGTAGAGGTTTTATGCTATTCATTAGAAATATCTGTACTCTTAAATTCTACACTTTTAGTTTCTAGGTATGCCCAAATTTCTGCCATATTTCCTGAGTCAGATAATGCATTAAAATCGGGTTGAGAAAGGCAATAGGTAAGAAAGCCGTTAACGTTTGATTCAGGTATGTCAAAATTTTCTGCTATTGTTTGCTTTGAAAATTTATAAATGATTTCTTTTTCTAAATTCATGTTTTGGTCTCGCTCCACCATTTCTTCTAATGATTTAGTTCTGCCAGAAACTTTGTTCATGATTTTATGGGTGTTTACTTTAACACTTATTGCAGCGTAACTGAAAATTTCATTTAGCTTACCGAAATCTTCTATTGTTTGTAGACTTACATATTTTCCTCTATCAGCCTCTTGTAATAGTCTTTCACTTTGGGTCATTTTGGTGACATCTGCATTTTGTAACCCTAAGGAATATGATGTTACGGTGGGTTCAATATGCAGCCTATCAATATCTCTATCAATCTCACCGGTTAAATTATAAGGGGTAACGGTAACCTCATTTAAATCAATAATATTATCAATGAGTTGAATCGTTATCAAACTACTATTTATGTGAGATTCGCTAATTACTATTTCTTTTGGCAGGTATTGTACGGCAGTAATACGGACCGAGTCTTTTAACTTCACTTCTATAGAAAATATACCAAGGGAATCTGTTATGGTAGATTTTTTAGAATTGAGATTAACGATTAATACATTAGAGACATCATTTTTAGTACTTGAAACCTTACCCTTTATTAGAGTAGAATTGTCTTGACCAAACCCTAAAAAGGAAGCTAGTACTGCTACAAGTATGAATATTAAATGCTTAGGCAATGATTGTGTTTGTGCTAAAAATACTACGCCTTTATTAAAAAAATGAAAAGATTAAGTTAAAACAGGAATACTGATTATTAATGTTTTAGAATTGCTTAAGGTGTTTAATAAGCAGGAAATGAGAAATAAAAACTATAGGCACTATGCAGGTGGGTAAGAAACTATAGGGGAATTCTAAAAGAGCAATATTTGGTTGTTCAAACGCAAATTGCTGAATTGGTAGCGGAGATGATAATATGGCAATTATGACAATGACTGAAAGAAACAATAGTCCAATTACATTCCAAAATAAAAAATACTGTCGTGCTAAATTCTTCTTCTTTACGTATTGATAAATTAAAATAACAACGGCAGAAAGCCCGATTAAAATATCAAAATTCCAACCGGTAAAAGTCATAATTTCAGGAATTTGATCTTTAAGAAAAAGTTGATACAGGCATAATTCTACTGGAATTCTTATAATGTGTATTCCTAGCAAGTAGTTTGTGTTTAGCTTTTCAATTGAAACCATCTTAAAACTCAAAAAAGATAGTAGGGTAGTGGCAATGATTGCTAGCGGGAATAATAGCGGCTTTTCATTAAAGACTTCAAAATATGACAAAATCCCTATTAGAATCTGCCAAGCAATAAAAATTAATACTATCCTTATGTTTTTTCCTGTTCCGGTATAAAACAAGAATAAGGTCAAAAAGGTAATGAGTAAGAATATTGCTTGTAACATCATTTGTTATTATCTGCCAAATTGCTTTAAATGGTGGTCTGTATGTTTGTAAACAAATATGCCAATTTCGTCATTGGTCATTTTTCCGAAGAATGGATGAATAAAGTTAGTGCTTGAATAACCGTTATAATCATTTAGTAAACCAATCCATTTTTCTTTCTCATTATTGAAATCTCCGGTTCCAGATATTTTAAATTCCGGATGCGTAGGCTGATTTTTTTTCATTGGAAGCTCATTTTTCATAATTCCCTTCAATGCCATTCCGCCAAATAATCTGCCTATAAAAAGCCTTTTGTACTCTTTTTTGCCTTGAAATAATTCTTCGCCTAACGTACAATGTTTTAGCATTTGATATGGGTCCATTTTGCCCCATTGCGCATTGTCAGATTCTTTCAAAGTTTGAACGCGCTCAATTAATTCGCTGTTAGTGTTCTTTTCAAATATTGATTTCATAAAGTGGTTTTATAGTATTCGCCTTTTGAATAGCCGTGGTTATAAAACAAATATATGTGCAACTTTCCACTGAAAAGTTGCCCTATGGCAAAAACAGATTTTATGATGCTATTTCTTTACGAATACGGCTTAACGAATACTTGGTAATGCCCAAATATGTAGCAATGTGTTGTAGCGAAACGTTTTTTAATATATGAGGTTTCTCTTGAATCAATTGTAGATAGCGTTCTTTTGCTTCATCTGCAATGAACGATACACGCTGATTTTTAAGTGCAAAATAAGAACTGACCAATTTCTTACGACCCTGCTCTCTAAAGGGTTCAATGCTATGAAAGAGTTGTTGGAAAGTCTCAAAGTCTAATTGCCAACAAACAATATCAGTTAATGCCTGAATATTCTCTCGTGTAGGATTGCGAAGAAAAAAGGAAGACCAATCTATAGCAATATCGCCTTGCCCATAAAAGTCTGTAGTAATATCGTTGCCTTTGGTGTCATTAACAAACGAACGGGCAAAACCACTTTCTATAAACCAATAATAGTTTTCAATTTTACCCTCTTTTAAAAGATAGTCGCTTTTACTAAAGCTTACTTTTTTAAATTTTGAAATAATGGATTCCAGTTCTTTTTCTGTGAAAGTAGTAGGGGAGAATATATTTTTTAGGAAGTGCTCGGTTTGCATTATAAATGGTGGATTTTAAAATAGATTAATGCTGATTAATTTATTTCTAAACTACTTATAATTTGCTTTTGACCGATTACTAACTTTATTTAATTTATTAGTTTTTCTTCATTAGGTTATCCCTCATTCTTTATTTGCTCAATACCTTCTTGATACGTGGTAACCGCAAAATCTGGGAACCTATTTTTAAATTTGGTAGAAACGAATATGTTATCGCTCTTATATCTTGGTAGCAATTCTTGTAATTCTTTCATTTGTGTTTTGAAAACACCACCTATTATAAAAGCAATTTTAGGCACCACTGAATAACGGAATGATTTGCCATATACTTCAGAAGTTAAAGCGATAAACTGTTTGTAGGTGAGCCTAGAATCATCACAGGGTAGGTGCCAGGTTTGATTATAGGTATCGGCTGAGTTACCAATTAAAGCCATAGCCTTACTGGCATCTGGTGTCCATATTAATGTTCTTAAAGTCGCATCGCTAATAAATACTTTTAATTTTTTGCCTTGCTTTATATTATCAAAAATGATGGCGTTGGTAATACTCTGTGTTTTTCCAGGACCATAAAATTCAGGTGCCCTACAAATAACTGCTTCTAAATTATTTGCAGCCATTTCATCTAAAAGCATGATAGTAATTTCTGCCCTTACTTTTCCTTTTTGTCCCACAGGTGCAAATTCGCTCTCTTCCGTTAATGGAGTTTCATTTTGCGCATACATATAGGTGTTGTCAAAGAATACCAATTTTGTATGGTGCTTTTTGCAAGCATCGATTACATTACGCATCATCGTAGGAAAC
This genomic interval carries:
- a CDS encoding response regulator, whose amino-acid sequence is MKILAIDDQKLILLSVEKRLSELGYEVQTANSIESGIQLFNSFKPDLVLLDMNMPEMSGTELVSCTGTEVVKYIRVFMKNDTPILVMSGNTDEHLIMQNFDLGVNDYLKKPVSLDEMAARIKRIIGAPENKGVVTSKKPDTRILQKNCVGVVIPCYNEEERLSSAEFKDFAHKNLGYHLCFVNDGSTDNTLAVLQQLKKDNADNISIYNCKQNGGKAEAVRQGILHLVKDQQLDYIGFLDADLSTDFRDFDDLIKTIESSDFKIVSGSRIARMGANITKESARKIISMTINLIIQTILGMPFKDTQCGAKVMDREIASKMFNKKFVTKWLFDVELFMRMKKYYGKSEVKSMICEQPLKRWIHADGSKLSMKDSVKIVGQLAQIAVHYR
- a CDS encoding FUSC family protein yields the protein MNKIQNFISVSLKELLQYFGSTNFSKSVLTVVAVITPLSIGISTGYTEIGVAICFGAFWCNPSDVNGSQKHKIYGILFSAALVMVVSFIGGYLHYATWLALLILGVASFAISLISSYGFRASLISFSGLLALVLSFAHTPDKLEIYEYALLVGLGGLWYLALSLLWYKINPKGQTEEILYDTIGRTGKLLKKRAQLIDEQSNRKKLQQRLFLLQSELTEQHDTLREILILSRKNSGRSTYNGKRVLVLVQLIEMLETAGANPVNYTKMDEQFKLYPEFTKLFQNLTFEMANQLQLISEIGNKPSKMPKHDALTNHFEELRIKISALGTVKDAKAYEAFIMFQNLLEYQEKQFDKLKRMKWLLSDYDVASEEFIDKEILKRFLISQDYSPRILLRNLSFRSTIFRHSLRLAVTLMIGFVVGNVFAFQNPYWILLTIILIMRPNYGLTKTRSKDRTMGTIIGGVIATVIVYLVQDIYVYAVLALISFIVALSMLQKNYKLSAIYVTLSIVFIYGILQPDVMTVIQYRILDTLVGAGLSYLGFLFLWPSWSFQEIQKDVTKSVEANRMYLTEIADFYRHKGSVPTSYRLARKSAFLETSNLSSAFQRMTQDPHSKQKNLNKIYELVELNHNFLSSLASLSIYIQHHTTTEASERFNSIVFKIDENLSLVMKTLSNSISTGDEPNFEEVGSFEKQLPKFDSENVNLNAEDNNALKRNHQEEQLIWEQLRWLYSLSSTMMKLTSSL
- a CDS encoding DUF1569 domain-containing protein, with translation MKSIFEKNTNSELIERVQTLKESDNAQWGKMDPYQMLKHCTLGEELFQGKKEYKRLFIGRLFGGMALKGIMKNELPMKKNQPTHPEFKISGTGDFNNEKEKWIGLLNDYNGYSSTNFIHPFFGKMTNDEIGIFVYKHTDHHLKQFGR
- a CDS encoding Crp/Fnr family transcriptional regulator, with the translated sequence MQTEHFLKNIFSPTTFTEKELESIISKFKKVSFSKSDYLLKEGKIENYYWFIESGFARSFVNDTKGNDITTDFYGQGDIAIDWSSFFLRNPTRENIQALTDIVCWQLDFETFQQLFHSIEPFREQGRKKLVSSYFALKNQRVSFIADEAKERYLQLIQEKPHILKNVSLQHIATYLGITKYSLSRIRKEIAS
- a CDS encoding NAD-dependent epimerase/dehydratase family protein, which codes for MQTILGANGQIAIELAKELKKKYTSNIRLVSRNPKKVNDTDKLFSANLLDKQKTEEAVKGSEIAYLTVGLPMNTKMWVDQFPTMMRNVIDACKKHHTKLVFFDNTYMYAQNETPLTEESEFAPVGQKGKVRAEITIMLLDEMAANNLEAVICRAPEFYGPGKTQSITNAIIFDNIKQGKKLKVFISDATLRTLIWTPDASKAMALIGNSADTYNQTWHLPCDDSRLTYKQFIALTSEVYGKSFRYSVVPKIAFIIGGVFKTQMKELQELLPRYKSDNIFVSTKFKNRFPDFAVTTYQEGIEQIKNEG